One genomic window of Coriobacteriia bacterium includes the following:
- a CDS encoding flavodoxin-dependent (E)-4-hydroxy-3-methylbut-2-enyl-diphosphate synthase: MQRHATRTVLVGGVPIGGDSPITVQSMTTTDTRDPAATLA; encoded by the coding sequence ATGCAGCGGCACGCGACCAGAACCGTGCTCGTCGGCGGCGTACCTATCGGCGGGGACTCGCCGATCACGGTGCAGTCGATGACCACCACCGATACGCGCGATCCGGCCGCGACGCTCGCT
- a CDS encoding site-2 protease family protein has protein sequence MPSMITVLADIFWFIVTFSILVVLHEGGHFLMARAFGVHVHEFMIGLPGPALRFHGRKTDYGITAVPLGGYVRISGMEPGPEDPLLGPALAYVTRRQHVTLDELAHDLGVDLADAESITTILVDWNAIGRSATDDDAFDAKHAAELADNPDTLLDLARSTTYRGLSRWKRIVVLSAGVVVNFISAVLVFVLVLSLVGTLQQTLTIDVVSPGSGAAAAGLKSGDTFTAVDGVKLKDWDALLTTLGKRKAGQQVAVTYERAGSTHTAIVKLGKGPEGRAILGIQIKAVNVPMPVGQALAMSFGLIGTVFKAISGFFVPATFQTSVSQSTGVIGIAVLAGQEAQRGPIDFAFFIALLSLSLGAMNVLPIPPLDGGKIAIEVIEAIAHRPLSRRLSIGLSLAGTLVLVALIGYLMYADVVRFVVNKG, from the coding sequence ATGCCGAGCATGATCACGGTGCTTGCCGACATCTTCTGGTTCATCGTCACGTTCTCGATCCTCGTCGTGTTGCACGAGGGCGGGCACTTCCTCATGGCGCGCGCATTCGGCGTCCACGTCCACGAGTTCATGATCGGTCTGCCGGGTCCAGCGCTTCGTTTCCACGGCAGGAAGACCGACTACGGCATTACCGCAGTTCCGCTCGGCGGCTACGTGCGCATCTCGGGCATGGAACCCGGGCCGGAAGACCCGCTCCTGGGTCCGGCACTCGCATACGTCACCCGACGCCAGCACGTCACGCTCGACGAACTCGCGCATGATCTTGGAGTCGACTTAGCTGACGCTGAGTCCATCACCACAATCCTTGTCGATTGGAATGCCATCGGCCGATCTGCGACCGACGATGACGCCTTCGATGCGAAGCACGCAGCCGAGCTTGCCGACAACCCCGACACGCTACTCGACCTGGCGCGCTCCACGACGTACCGAGGGCTTTCGCGCTGGAAGCGCATCGTGGTGCTCTCAGCGGGAGTCGTCGTCAACTTCATCTCGGCCGTGCTGGTGTTCGTGCTGGTGCTGTCGCTGGTGGGGACGCTGCAGCAGACCCTCACGATCGACGTCGTTTCTCCGGGTAGCGGGGCGGCTGCTGCCGGGCTGAAGTCAGGCGACACGTTTACCGCTGTCGACGGAGTGAAGCTCAAGGACTGGGACGCTCTGCTGACGACGCTCGGCAAGCGCAAAGCTGGCCAGCAAGTCGCGGTGACCTACGAGCGAGCCGGCTCGACACACACCGCAATCGTCAAGCTCGGAAAGGGTCCTGAGGGCAGGGCGATCTTGGGCATCCAGATCAAGGCGGTCAACGTGCCCATGCCTGTGGGGCAGGCGCTCGCGATGTCCTTCGGGCTTATCGGCACCGTCTTCAAGGCTATCTCGGGCTTCTTCGTGCCAGCCACGTTCCAGACTTCGGTCTCGCAGTCGACCGGTGTGATCGGCATCGCCGTGCTTGCAGGCCAGGAGGCACAGCGCGGACCCATCGACTTCGCCTTCTTTATCGCACTACTTTCGCTGTCGCTTGGAGCAATGAACGTGCTTCCGATTCCTCCGCTCGATGGCGGAAAGATCGCTATCGAGGTCATTGAGGCCATTGCGCACCGGCCGCTCTCGCGTCGGCTCTCGATCGGGCTGTCGCTTGCCGGCACGCTGGTTCTCGTCGCACTCATCGGCTACCTCATGTACGCTGACGTGGTGCGCTTCGTCGTCAACAAGGGGTAG